Proteins encoded by one window of Streptococcus suis S735:
- the sufU gene encoding Fe-S cluster assembly sulfur transfer protein SufU: protein MALSRLDSLYMAVVSEHSKSPRHRGSLDGVEKLELHNPTCGDVIELSVKIEKDVITDIAFDGVGCTISTASASMMTEAVLGKEISQIQELAEIFSQMVRGQEDPRQKELGDASLLAGVAKFPQRIKCATLPWNALKKALERSDSAE from the coding sequence ATGGCCCTATCTAGATTAGACTCTCTTTATATGGCAGTTGTGTCTGAACACTCCAAGTCGCCTCGTCATCGCGGAAGCTTGGACGGAGTGGAAAAGTTAGAACTCCACAACCCAACCTGTGGCGATGTGATTGAATTGTCCGTCAAGATTGAAAAAGATGTGATTACCGATATTGCTTTTGACGGCGTTGGCTGCACCATTTCAACCGCATCAGCTTCTATGATGACTGAAGCAGTGCTTGGCAAAGAAATCAGTCAGATTCAAGAACTAGCAGAAATCTTCTCACAAATGGTCCGAGGTCAAGAAGACCCACGCCAGAAGGAACTGGGAGACGCCTCCCTCCTCGCAGGTGTTGCCAAATTCCCCCAACGCATCAAATGTGCCACATTACCGTGGAATGCCCTGAAGAAAGCACTGGAACGAAGTGACAGTGCTGAATGA
- a CDS encoding cysteine desulfurase, with the protein MDLERIRKEFSILDQVVNDEPLVYLDNAATTQKPQQVLDVLADYYQKDNANVHRGVHTLSERATTRYEAARQKVADFIQAKSSKEILFTRGTTTSLNWVAQFAKEILQPDQEVIISVQEHHSNIIPWQQACQQTGAKLRYVTLKDGELDMDHLRSLLSSKTKFVSLAHVSNVLGGVVPIGEIAELVHQVGAYLVVDGAQSVPHMGVNVQELDVDFYAFSGHKMLGPTGIGILYGKEELLNLMSPVEFGGEMIDFVYEQSATWKELPWKFEAGTPNIAGAIGLGAAIDYLTEIGMDAIQAHEAELVDYVFPKLQAIPGLTIYGSQDLSKRTGVIAFNLDDLHPHDVATALDYEGVAVRAGHHCAQPLLRYLQVPATVRASFYIYNTKADCDKLVEAIIKTKEFFNGPI; encoded by the coding sequence ATGGATTTGGAACGCATTCGCAAGGAATTTTCAATCCTAGACCAAGTTGTTAACGATGAGCCGCTGGTCTATTTGGACAATGCGGCGACCACTCAAAAACCGCAGCAGGTACTAGATGTGCTGGCGGATTATTACCAGAAGGACAATGCCAATGTCCACCGTGGCGTTCACACCCTTTCGGAACGGGCAACTACTCGCTACGAGGCGGCTAGGCAGAAGGTGGCAGATTTTATTCAGGCCAAGTCTAGCAAGGAAATTCTCTTTACCAGAGGAACGACCACTAGTCTTAACTGGGTGGCTCAGTTTGCAAAGGAAATTCTCCAGCCAGACCAGGAAGTGATCATCTCGGTCCAAGAGCACCACTCCAATATCATCCCTTGGCAGCAAGCCTGTCAGCAAACGGGTGCTAAGCTCCGCTATGTGACCCTAAAAGACGGCGAGCTAGACATGGACCATCTGCGGTCGCTACTATCTTCTAAGACCAAGTTCGTCTCCCTGGCCCACGTATCCAATGTCCTAGGTGGCGTGGTTCCTATTGGGGAAATAGCAGAGCTGGTGCATCAAGTCGGTGCCTACTTGGTGGTGGACGGAGCCCAGTCAGTTCCCCACATGGGCGTCAACGTGCAAGAATTAGACGTGGATTTCTATGCCTTTTCAGGTCATAAAATGTTGGGACCGACAGGAATTGGCATTCTCTACGGCAAGGAAGAATTGCTCAATCTCATGTCGCCAGTTGAATTCGGCGGTGAAATGATTGACTTTGTCTATGAGCAGTCAGCTACTTGGAAGGAATTGCCTTGGAAGTTTGAGGCAGGAACGCCCAATATTGCAGGTGCGATTGGTCTGGGAGCGGCCATTGATTACCTGACCGAAATTGGTATGGACGCTATCCAGGCCCACGAGGCAGAACTGGTTGACTATGTCTTTCCAAAATTGCAGGCTATTCCAGGCTTGACCATTTATGGCAGTCAGGACCTGTCCAAGCGGACGGGAGTTATTGCCTTTAACTTGGACGACTTGCATCCACACGATGTGGCAACTGCTCTGGACTATGAAGGTGTTGCTGTGCGGGCAGGCCACCATTGTGCCCAACCGCTTCTCAGATATTTGCAGGTGCCTGCTACTGTACGAGCAAGTTTTTACATTTACAATACCAAGGCTGACTGTGATAAGTTGGTCGAGGCAATCATCAAGACAAAGGAGTTTTTCAATGGCCCTATCTAG
- a CDS encoding undecaprenyl-diphosphate phosphatase: protein MLLELLKAIFLGIIEGVTEWLPVSSTGHLILVQEFVKLNQSKNFLEMFNIVIQLGAILAVMTIYFKKLNPFQPGKTKRDIQLTWQLWAKVVIACIPSILIAVPLDNWFEAHFNFMVPIAIALIVYGIAFIWIENRNRGIEPQVTDLAKMSYKTALLIGCFQVLSIVPGTSRSGATILGAIILGTSRSVAADFTFFLGIPTMFGYSGLKAVKYFLDGNSLNMEQVWILLVASVTAYLVSLVVIRFLTDFVKKHDFTVFGYYRIILGAILLVYAFITFLF, encoded by the coding sequence TGTTGAAGGCTATATTTTTAGGAATCATTGAAGGGGTAACGGAATGGTTGCCAGTTTCTTCAACGGGGCATTTGATTTTGGTTCAAGAGTTCGTGAAATTAAACCAAAGTAAGAACTTCCTAGAAATGTTTAATATTGTCATTCAGCTAGGAGCAATTCTAGCAGTTATGACTATTTACTTTAAAAAATTGAATCCATTTCAGCCTGGAAAAACCAAGCGTGATATTCAATTGACTTGGCAATTGTGGGCCAAGGTTGTCATTGCCTGTATTCCGTCCATCCTAATTGCAGTCCCGTTGGATAATTGGTTTGAAGCACATTTCAATTTTATGGTACCGATTGCGATTGCTTTGATTGTCTACGGTATTGCCTTTATTTGGATTGAGAACCGTAACAGAGGTATAGAGCCACAGGTGACGGACTTAGCGAAAATGTCTTATAAAACTGCCTTGTTGATTGGGTGTTTCCAGGTCTTAAGCATCGTTCCGGGGACTAGTCGCTCAGGTGCGACCATTCTGGGAGCGATTATTTTGGGGACCAGCCGATCTGTGGCGGCAGATTTTACCTTCTTCCTTGGGATTCCAACCATGTTTGGTTATAGTGGTTTGAAGGCTGTTAAATATTTCTTAGATGGCAATAGCCTGAATATGGAGCAGGTATGGATCTTGCTAGTCGCTAGTGTGACGGCTTACTTGGTATCCTTAGTTGTTATTCGTTTCTTGACAGACTTTGTTAAAAAACATGATTTCACGGTCTTTGGTTACTACCGCATCATTTTAGGGGCGATTTTATTGGTTTATGCCTTTATCACATTTTTATTTTAA
- the sufB gene encoding Fe-S cluster assembly protein SufB: protein MSEERIEPTPIDLGEYKFGFHDENVELVASTGKGLNEEVIREMSRIKGEPEWMLEFRLKSYETFKKMPMQTWGADLSELDFDDIVYYQKPSDKPARSWDDVPDKIKETFERIGIPEAERAYLAGASAQYESEVVYHNMKEEYDKHGIIFTDTDTALKEHPELFKKYFGKLVPPSDNKLAALNSAVWSGGTFIYVPKGVKLDIPLQTYFRINNEGTGQFERTLIIVDEGASVHYVEGCTAPTYSTASLHAAIVEIIAHEGAYMRYTTIQNWSDNVYNLVTKRARAEKNATVEWIDGNLGAKTTMKYPAVYLEGEGARGTMLSIAFANKGQVQDTGAKMIHNAPRTSSSIVSKSIARGGGEVNYRGQVTFAKNSAKSISHIECDTIIMDDISKSDTIPFNEIHNSQVALEHEAKVSKISEEQLYYLMSRGLSESEATEMIVMGFVEPFTKELPMEYAVELNRLIAYEMEGSVG, encoded by the coding sequence ATGTCAGAAGAAAGAATTGAACCAACCCCGATTGATCTTGGAGAATACAAATTCGGTTTCCATGACGAGAACGTGGAACTGGTGGCTTCGACAGGTAAGGGTTTGAACGAAGAAGTCATTCGTGAAATGTCCCGTATCAAAGGCGAGCCTGAATGGATGTTGGAATTCCGTTTGAAATCCTACGAAACCTTCAAGAAAATGCCGATGCAGACTTGGGGAGCCGACTTGTCTGAGCTGGATTTTGATGACATTGTCTATTACCAAAAACCGTCAGATAAGCCAGCACGCAGCTGGGATGATGTACCAGACAAAATCAAGGAAACCTTTGAACGCATCGGTATTCCAGAGGCCGAGCGTGCCTACCTAGCAGGTGCTTCTGCCCAGTATGAATCAGAAGTGGTCTACCACAACATGAAGGAAGAGTACGACAAGCATGGCATTATCTTTACGGATACCGACACGGCTCTCAAGGAACATCCAGAACTCTTCAAAAAATACTTTGGAAAACTTGTTCCGCCGTCAGATAATAAACTAGCTGCCCTCAACTCAGCGGTTTGGTCAGGTGGAACCTTCATCTATGTACCAAAAGGTGTCAAGCTGGATATTCCACTCCAAACCTACTTCCGTATCAACAATGAAGGAACAGGTCAGTTTGAACGCACCCTCATCATCGTAGATGAAGGGGCAAGTGTTCACTACGTAGAAGGCTGTACGGCACCGACCTACTCAACGGCAAGTCTTCATGCAGCGATTGTGGAAATCATCGCCCACGAAGGTGCCTATATGCGTTATACCACCATTCAGAACTGGTCAGACAATGTCTATAACTTGGTAACCAAGCGTGCCCGTGCCGAGAAAAATGCCACAGTTGAGTGGATTGACGGCAACCTCGGTGCCAAGACGACCATGAAATACCCAGCGGTTTACCTAGAAGGTGAAGGGGCACGTGGAACCATGTTGTCCATTGCCTTTGCCAACAAGGGTCAGGTACAGGATACCGGTGCTAAGATGATTCACAACGCCCCACGCACCTCATCTTCTATCGTGTCCAAATCCATTGCCCGTGGTGGTGGAGAAGTCAACTACCGTGGTCAAGTCACTTTTGCGAAAAACTCAGCCAAGTCTATCAGCCACATTGAGTGTGACACCATTATTATGGATGATATTTCCAAATCAGATACCATTCCATTTAATGAAATCCACAACTCACAAGTGGCCCTCGAACACGAAGCCAAAGTATCAAAAATCTCAGAAGAACAGCTCTACTACCTCATGAGCCGTGGCTTGTCCGAGTCCGAAGCTACAGAGATGATTGTCATGGGCTTTGTTGAACCATTCACAAAAGAACTCCCAATGGAATACGCAGTCGAACTCAACAGACTGATTGCCTATGAGATGGAGGGTTCAGTGGGATAG
- a CDS encoding glycosyltransferase family 4 protein produces MIPFALKYIMVIITTMVISAIATPLVRFMSLRVGAVDNPNARRINKVPMPSAGGLAIFVAFTISVLWFLPGIVTRVNYHGTYLHYIWPLVLASSIIVLTGFIDDVKELKPAPKMFGILAAATIIWIFTEFRFDSFKIPFGGPFLQFPVWLSFLLTVLWIVSITNAVNLIDGLDGLVSGVSIISLTTMGIVSYFFLHDSNIFLTLTIFVLVAAIVGFLPYNYNPAIIYLGDTGALFIGFMIGVLSLQGLKNSTAVAVVTPMIILGVPITDTVVAIIRRKLSGQKIYEADKMHLHHRLLSLGLTHRGTVLVIYAISFLFSLTSLLLNVSSRIGGILLLVTMGLGIEILCELIGIFGINRTPLLNLLRFIGNSSYRQEKIAKYKKCCEEKKRK; encoded by the coding sequence ATGATTCCTTTTGCTCTAAAATACATAATGGTCATTATTACAACCATGGTCATATCAGCCATTGCGACCCCCTTGGTTCGTTTTATGTCCCTGAGGGTTGGAGCAGTTGATAATCCCAATGCACGGCGAATAAATAAGGTGCCCATGCCTTCAGCGGGAGGTCTGGCTATCTTTGTGGCATTTACCATTTCTGTCCTATGGTTTTTACCAGGAATTGTTACCCGTGTCAATTACCATGGCACTTACTTGCATTATATCTGGCCCCTGGTCCTAGCATCCAGCATTATCGTTCTTACGGGATTCATTGATGATGTCAAGGAGTTAAAGCCTGCTCCTAAAATGTTTGGTATTCTAGCTGCAGCGACGATTATTTGGATTTTTACGGAATTTCGTTTTGATAGCTTTAAGATTCCTTTTGGAGGACCTTTCCTTCAATTTCCTGTCTGGCTCTCTTTTCTATTAACGGTCCTTTGGATTGTTTCCATTACGAATGCAGTCAACTTGATTGATGGTCTGGATGGTCTGGTTTCGGGAGTATCGATTATTTCCCTGACAACGATGGGAATTGTGTCTTATTTCTTTTTGCATGATAGCAATATTTTTTTGACCTTAACCATCTTTGTTTTGGTTGCGGCGATTGTAGGTTTTTTACCGTATAACTATAATCCTGCTATCATTTATCTTGGCGATACAGGTGCCCTCTTCATCGGGTTTATGATTGGAGTCTTGTCCCTTCAAGGACTGAAAAATTCGACAGCTGTTGCAGTGGTTACTCCGATGATTATTCTTGGAGTGCCTATTACGGATACTGTAGTAGCCATCATTCGTCGAAAATTGTCTGGGCAAAAAATCTATGAAGCAGATAAGATGCATCTGCATCATCGCTTGCTCTCTCTGGGACTTACTCATCGTGGCACAGTCTTGGTGATTTACGCCATCTCTTTCTTATTCTCCCTGACCTCTCTTTTGCTCAATGTTTCGAGTAGAATAGGGGGGATTCTCCTATTGGTGACCATGGGACTGGGGATTGAGATTCTCTGTGAATTGATTGGCATCTTTGGTATTAATAGAACTCCATTGCTCAATCTTCTTCGGTTTATTGGTAATAGTAGTTACCGTCAAGAAAAAATCGCAAAGTATAAAAAGTGCTGTGAAGAGAAAAAAAGAAAATAA
- the sufC gene encoding Fe-S cluster assembly ATPase SufC has product MSVLEIKDLHVEIEGKEILKGVNLTLKTGEIAAIMGPNGTGKSTLSAAIMGNPSYEVTQGEILFDGVNILELEVDERARMGLFLAMQYPSEIPGITNAEFLRAAMNAGKEDEDKISVRDFITKLDEKMELLNMKEEMAERYLNEGFSGGEKKRNEILQLLMLEPTFALLDEIDSGLDIDALKVVSKGINAMRGEGFGAMIITHYQRLLNYITPDVVHVMMEGRVVLSGGPELAQRLEKEGYVQVAAELGIDYKEDDI; this is encoded by the coding sequence ATGTCAGTATTAGAAATCAAAGACCTTCATGTGGAAATTGAAGGCAAAGAAATCTTGAAGGGTGTGAATTTGACCCTTAAAACAGGTGAAATTGCAGCCATCATGGGACCGAACGGAACAGGGAAATCCACCCTTTCAGCAGCCATCATGGGGAATCCAAGTTATGAAGTTACCCAAGGTGAGATTCTGTTTGACGGTGTCAATATTTTAGAATTAGAAGTCGATGAACGTGCCCGTATGGGTCTTTTCTTGGCTATGCAATACCCGTCAGAAATTCCAGGGATTACTAATGCGGAATTTCTTCGTGCCGCAATGAACGCTGGTAAGGAAGACGAAGACAAGATTTCTGTTCGTGATTTCATTACTAAGTTGGATGAAAAGATGGAGCTCCTTAACATGAAAGAGGAAATGGCAGAGCGCTACCTCAACGAAGGTTTCTCAGGTGGTGAGAAAAAACGCAATGAGATTCTGCAATTACTCATGTTGGAACCAACTTTTGCCCTTCTTGATGAGATTGACTCAGGTTTGGACATCGATGCCCTTAAAGTCGTGTCAAAGGGGATAAATGCTATGCGTGGTGAAGGCTTTGGTGCCATGATTATTACTCACTACCAACGCTTGCTCAACTACATCACTCCTGATGTTGTCCATGTCATGATGGAAGGTCGTGTTGTTCTGTCAGGCGGACCAGAATTGGCACAACGCTTGGAAAAAGAAGGTTATGTCCAAGTCGCAGCAGAGCTTGGCATCGACTACAAAGAAGATGACATTTAA
- the pbp3 gene encoding D-alanyl-D-alanine carboxypeptidase PBP3: MRKLLLTLTTILAVFLTSTPILAEDFSVAAKHAIAVEVSSGKILYEQDAETKASIASISKTLSIYLVYEALAKGEITLDTMVDISDYPYSLTSNTELSNVNLDERSYSVRDLLNASLITSSNSAIIALAEKIAGSEAAFVDRMKAKVQEWGITDTKIVNVSGLDNTDLGENIYPGSSPEDVNMFSALDVAIIARRLILDYPQVLDITSLNAYDFGGYTYYSTNQMLSDGTHARGGVDGLKTGTSNSAGSSFLATTQQAGMRIITVVLNANDGLTSPENRFVATNDLMNYVYSNFSLVTLVKKSEAFGDSKIKVFNGEKETSPVVAAADLTVVQRNQTDNVPTATFTTDIKEIDAPLKAGTLVSKLQLKDQDLIGKGYISEQTGVDMIIPSDMKEASWPFSWWNQFVRYVNEKIIKK; encoded by the coding sequence ATGCGTAAACTTTTACTAACACTCACTACAATCCTTGCTGTTTTTTTAACTTCCACACCTATTTTGGCAGAAGATTTTTCTGTTGCAGCCAAGCATGCTATCGCGGTTGAAGTAAGTAGCGGCAAAATCTTGTATGAGCAAGATGCCGAAACCAAAGCAAGCATTGCTTCTATCAGTAAGACATTGAGCATTTACCTGGTCTACGAAGCACTGGCAAAGGGGGAAATCACTTTAGATACTATGGTAGATATTTCTGATTATCCCTATAGCCTCACTTCTAATACTGAATTAAGCAATGTCAATCTAGATGAACGCTCCTATTCTGTAAGAGACCTATTAAACGCTTCTTTAATAACATCATCCAACAGTGCTATTATTGCTCTGGCAGAAAAAATAGCCGGTAGCGAAGCTGCATTCGTGGATCGAATGAAGGCAAAAGTCCAAGAATGGGGAATTACCGATACAAAAATTGTCAATGTATCCGGGCTAGATAATACCGACTTGGGTGAAAATATTTATCCAGGTTCCAGTCCTGAAGATGTAAATATGTTTTCAGCCCTAGATGTTGCTATCATCGCAAGACGATTAATACTCGACTATCCTCAGGTACTCGACATTACCTCGCTAAACGCCTACGATTTTGGCGGCTACACTTACTATAGTACCAACCAAATGCTGAGCGACGGCACTCACGCTCGTGGAGGGGTGGACGGCTTAAAAACAGGGACCTCAAACTCGGCTGGTTCAAGTTTTCTTGCAACAACTCAACAAGCTGGTATGCGCATTATCACAGTAGTATTGAATGCCAATGATGGGCTGACCTCTCCAGAAAATCGCTTTGTCGCGACAAATGATTTGATGAACTATGTTTATTCTAACTTTTCGCTTGTTACACTAGTAAAAAAAAGTGAAGCCTTTGGAGATAGTAAGATAAAGGTTTTCAACGGTGAAAAAGAAACAAGTCCTGTTGTTGCAGCAGCAGATTTAACTGTTGTTCAACGAAATCAAACTGATAATGTCCCCACCGCAACTTTCACAACGGATATCAAAGAAATTGATGCTCCCCTCAAAGCAGGGACCTTGGTCAGCAAACTACAACTGAAAGATCAAGATCTCATTGGAAAAGGTTATATTTCCGAGCAAACTGGTGTCGATATGATTATCCCTAGCGATATGAAAGAAGCATCCTGGCCATTCTCTTGGTGGAATCAATTTGTCCGCTATGTCAATGAAAAAATTATAAAAAAATAG
- the mecA gene encoding adaptor protein MecA yields MKVKQISDSTLKITIKLDDLEERGMELSDFLIPQEKTEEFFYTVLDELDLPMTFRESGMLSFRVTPKPDRVDIFVTKSDLDQNLNFDEFTDLSELGDVASMTPDEFFKSLEQTVREKSAPDATAVRHLEEVEQEEEADEEEQERYIYYILEFPTIEDLFTFVGTVDYPVEESELYKMDGHYYLTVLINVENRSKQYPGYILSRMLEFTNDTKLTRPALQEHGTLMLPLAAIEELRKVPTV; encoded by the coding sequence ATGAAAGTAAAGCAAATTAGTGATTCAACCTTGAAAATCACTATAAAATTAGATGATTTGGAAGAGAGAGGAATGGAACTTTCGGACTTTCTCATTCCGCAAGAAAAGACAGAGGAGTTCTTTTACACTGTTTTGGATGAATTGGATTTACCAATGACTTTCCGAGAAAGCGGTATGCTGAGTTTTCGTGTGACTCCGAAGCCAGATCGGGTGGACATCTTTGTTACCAAATCTGATTTGGATCAGAACTTGAATTTTGATGAATTTACAGATTTGTCGGAACTTGGTGATGTCGCAAGTATGACTCCAGATGAGTTTTTCAAGAGTTTGGAGCAAACCGTTCGTGAGAAAAGTGCACCGGATGCAACAGCTGTTCGTCATTTGGAAGAGGTAGAGCAAGAGGAAGAAGCAGATGAAGAGGAGCAGGAGCGCTATATTTACTATATTTTGGAATTTCCAACGATAGAGGATCTGTTTACTTTTGTTGGTACGGTTGATTATCCAGTAGAAGAATCGGAATTATATAAAATGGATGGTCACTACTACTTGACAGTTCTTATCAATGTAGAAAATCGTTCCAAGCAGTATCCAGGCTACATTCTCTCAAGAATGTTGGAATTTACCAATGATACTAAGTTGACCAGACCTGCTTTACAAGAACACGGAACTTTGATGCTTCCGCTTGCGGCAATTGAGGAGCTTAGGAAGGTTCCGACAGTATGA
- the sufD gene encoding Fe-S cluster assembly protein SufD — protein MTKEKIQEFSALQAEPTWLTDLRLKAFDKIAELDLPVIERVKFHRWNLGDGSLATNDEIGAVPDFTAIGDNPMLVQVGSQTILEQLPVALVEKGVVFTDFASAMDVIPDVLEKYLGAAVAYDEHKLAAYNTAYFNATAVLYVPDNVEIDQPVEALFYQDSTSPVAFNKRVLIIAGKNAKLNYLERFESLGDGAATTSANIVVEVIALAGSQIKFAAIDRLGKHLDTYLNRRGYLGNDATIDWAIGLLNEGNVVADLDSELKGNGSHANLKVVGLSSGRQVQGVDTRVTNYGHNSVGHILQHGVILESGTLTFNGIGHIVRGAKGADAQQESRVLMLSDKARSDANPILLIDENEVTAGHAASIGQVDPEDMYYLMSRGLDRATAERLVVRGFLGSVITEIPVKEVRDQLIAVIEEKLTKR, from the coding sequence ATGACCAAAGAAAAGATTCAAGAATTTTCAGCCTTGCAGGCAGAACCAACTTGGTTGACAGACCTGCGTCTTAAGGCTTTTGACAAAATAGCAGAGCTGGACTTGCCGGTTATCGAGCGGGTCAAGTTTCACCGTTGGAATCTAGGTGACGGAAGCCTAGCTACAAATGATGAAATCGGGGCAGTTCCAGATTTTACAGCTATCGGTGACAATCCTATGTTGGTTCAAGTTGGCAGCCAAACGATTCTAGAACAGTTGCCGGTTGCCCTTGTAGAGAAAGGTGTAGTCTTTACTGACTTCGCATCGGCTATGGATGTCATTCCAGATGTACTTGAAAAGTATCTCGGCGCTGCCGTAGCCTACGATGAACACAAATTAGCCGCCTATAACACAGCCTATTTTAACGCAACAGCTGTCCTCTACGTGCCAGATAATGTTGAAATCGACCAGCCAGTTGAGGCCCTTTTCTACCAAGACAGCACTAGTCCAGTTGCTTTTAATAAACGTGTCCTCATCATCGCTGGAAAAAATGCCAAGCTTAATTATCTAGAACGCTTTGAAAGTTTGGGCGACGGCGCAGCAACGACTTCAGCCAATATTGTCGTGGAAGTAATCGCCCTTGCTGGTAGCCAAATCAAGTTTGCGGCCATTGACCGCCTTGGCAAGCATTTGGATACCTACCTCAACCGTCGCGGCTATCTCGGAAACGATGCAACGATTGACTGGGCGATTGGTCTGCTCAACGAAGGAAATGTGGTTGCCGATTTGGACAGCGAATTAAAAGGAAACGGTAGCCATGCCAACCTCAAAGTTGTCGGACTGTCATCAGGTCGTCAGGTCCAAGGTGTGGATACGCGCGTGACCAACTACGGTCATAATTCGGTCGGTCACATCCTGCAACATGGGGTTATCTTAGAAAGTGGAACCTTGACCTTCAATGGCATCGGACACATTGTCCGCGGTGCTAAAGGAGCGGATGCCCAGCAGGAAAGCCGTGTCCTCATGTTGTCTGATAAGGCTCGCTCAGATGCTAACCCAATTCTCCTTATCGATGAGAATGAGGTCACAGCTGGACACGCAGCCTCAATCGGTCAGGTGGATCCAGAAGACATGTACTACCTCATGAGTCGTGGTCTGGACCGAGCAACAGCTGAACGCTTGGTTGTTCGTGGTTTCCTAGGCTCTGTTATCACAGAAATTCCTGTTAAGGAAGTTCGTGACCAACTGATTGCCGTGATTGAAGAAAAACTAACAAAGAGATAA